The genome window TTCTGTGAAGAAGTCGTAGTTCAAACACCTTGAAATTTCCAACAAAAGTTGCGTGTCAATGGTGTCTCTCTTAAAGATGTTGTGAACGTTCTGCCTCGTCTTGTGGATCATGCGTGCAAACTCGGAAGGCTTCAATCCAATTTCTTCCGTTCTCGCTTTAATGAGTTCTCCTATTTTAAGAGTATCCGACATGAACAAGGTTGTTATTAACACGTAAAAAGTGCTTTAACAAACATGTCCAGTTTTGTTTTACGACAGATTGGAATAATGTCCGATTGATTTGTCGTGATGTGTAATAATATTTTACTAAATTGAAGATAGGATGCGGCTTTGAATGATGACCTCTTCAGCTTGCTCCCACTGGTGTCACCTGAAGCGTGGTAACTTCAGGTGTTTTGGTTAAGCGTTCCCAGCACTCCTTTGTTGGGAACGTTTTTTAATGCCTGTTGTCACAGCGCAAGGTAATGCCTCCCTGATTCCTGTCTATAAACTGGAGGTCAGAACAGCCAAAGCTCTGATATTCCATATCGGAAAGGATGGGGGGATACCCGTTGAATAGAGTACCTATCCATTGATTGGCTACACCATTTTCATCACTGCTCGATTCTGTGATAAAGGCCGGAGAAGAGCCTTCGGTGTCAAAGTAGAATTTCTCACAGATGAGCTCTTTTGTTTTGTTATCAATAACGACTAGTTTCCGCAAGATGTGGTTGTAATAGGAGATATACTCATCTCTTCGCTTTCTGCGGAACTCCTGATAGAAGTCTTGGACGATGAGATGGTAGTTCTGATATGTGAATTCCAATGGAGTTCCTGCTGAATCTACCCGATAACATCGATTGGGTCCCATGATGGTCATGTCTAGATCGAATAAAAGGGTATCACTCTTCCGCCAATGGACAGGATGAAGTCCTGTCGTACTATATGGATTACGAGTGTCAACTGCGGTTATTCCTGTTTCCAGATCGTTCCGAGACGGTGAGGAGTCAATTTCAAAACCTACCATAAACTGTGACGAGCTATGAGCGGAGCTGCTCTCGTAGTAACTCACCCAGGCAACAACTTTCAGGTCGGCAACCTGCGAACGTTTTATCCGGTTCGAGCCATAGACATAGGTAAACACGGAATCTGTCTCAGACACTTGTATAGAATCTAAGAATGCTCGTCTATTCCTGGGCGCAAGCGTGTGATAGTTATTGTTAGCATTAATTTTCCCTAAGTATTTTCTATCGATGATGGCGGAGTCTAAGTCCACTTCTCTATGCCAATGCCAGTTGTAACTATCTGAAAGCGGTGTAAAGGAGATATAGCGCTGCCCATCCTCAATGCCCACATTGTAATCTGCATAAACTCGTAGATTCTCTGAAGTATACCTGTGAATAGTTTCGACGTCGCTCGGGATTTGTGAAGTTGTGTCTGCAAGGTTAGTAGAGATAGGTCTACTAGAGTTTTGATCATTTGATACTTGACATGAGAATAGTAGTAGAGCGAAGAAATAGAAGTAGAGGTGGTATTTCATATGAAGTAAGGTTAGAGGAGAGTTGAGAATTGAGGAAGCATGGGGTTTATGTTCGAAAGAGTGGAGCTTAGAGTGAATACTTTGAATACAAAGTGCGATTTGGGATTGATGATGGGGTGGGCGCATGCCCGGGGGCAGTACCCGCTGCCCCGCTATCAAGGTAAGCGTTATTTTTTCATTAGTCGTACGATAAACGAGTGTAAACGATTAGTATATAACACCTTGCATCTTATTTTGAGTTTTTAAGATAAGACGAAAATTATCACGAAATTGAGAACGGGGAGGGGTGGACGTTAGTCCCCGGGGAATCTCAAACGCTTAAAGTCACTTGGAGGATACTCTCACTTTTAAAGCCGCAAATTTTTGAGCTTCTTCCCAAGATCGTACATAGAATTTCTCCTCTGCCCACAATTTTTCTGAAGTTATATATCTAACCGTACAACGATAGAGATAATAGTCGCGCTTCCTTTTTTGCCTTGGAGAGACTGTAATTTTTGAGATGTCCTCAATCGGGATGGTTAATTCGTTTTCCCCGTAAAGTTGCGAGTACACTCTCGCGTGTAGGGCATCGCTTTCTACCGACATATCAGGGATGTAGCACTTTTTAGATAGAGTGTATAGTCTATATATCCAAATGGATAGAGTGCCTATGAGAATGCCCGCGTTAAAGGCGATCGCTTTATCTAGATGGATGTCGAGAAAAAGGACAGCAATCAGATTTCCTCCCGTTTGCGCTGCCAAGAGCCGTATGGAATCTCTTAGAATGCGTCTTTTTAATAGGTGATGGTTGATGGGAGGTGACATGTTTAGGGGGGGGGGTGAGGGGTTTAAGGGGTTTGAGGGGTTTGAGGAGTTTGGAGCTAGGTTTAGCCACTAGACATCCAATTTAATAATAAGCCCCTCCAAAAAGAAAAAAGACAGTGAGATCACTGCCTTTTAAACTATTTCGAGACTTTATTTTTTCATCTCTTGTAAGACTCTGTCTGCTGCGTAGAGGGTGTGCTCAAGTTCACTTTCCCCAATGGTCATGCTGATGAACCAAGTTTCGAAAGCGCTTGGTGGAAGGTAGACTCCTTCGTTCAACATGCCGTGGAAGAACTGCTTGAACTTGTCGTTATTGCCTTCCATAGCTGAATTAAAATCAACGACATCAGTGTCGCAAAAGTGAATGCTAATCATGCTGCCTAAACGGTTGATTCGATATTCAAACCCGTGTTTATCCAGCAATTCTCTCATCCCCGTTTCAATACGCTCGGTCATGTGATCGATCTGAGCGTATGTTTCTGGATGATCCTTCAAATAGTTGAGGGTAGTCAATCCACTTACTACTGCGAGCGGGTTGCCGCTTAGAGTTCCCGCTTGATAAACGGGACCATTTGGTGCAATATGGTCGAAGATTTCACGCTTTCCGCCAAAAGCTCCAACAGGCATGCCGCCGCCAATCACTTTGCCGTAGCAAACTAAGTCGGCTTTAACTCCTAAGCGTTCTTGTGCGCCCCCTGGAGCTAAGCGAAATCCGGTCATTACTTCATCCATGATGAAAACAATACCATGTTCGTCACAAAGGGCGCGAAGGCCTTCCATGTATCCTTCTAGTGGAGGAATACATCCCATGTTGCCCGCTACGGGTTCAGTGATGATTGCAGCAATTTCA of Phaeocystidibacter marisrubri contains these proteins:
- the hemL gene encoding glutamate-1-semialdehyde 2,1-aminomutase, whose protein sequence is MINPTERKRSESLFERANKHIPGGVNSPVRAFKSVGGTPIFFKKAEGAYLFDEDENRYIDFINSWGPMILGHGFPEVVSAIQKQAETAMSFGAPTELEIELAETICEMTGIDMVRMVNSGTEACMSAIRLARGYTGRNKVIKFEGCYHGHADSFLIKAGSGVSTLGLPNSPGVTSGTAQDTLTAPFNNLAAVEKLIEENPGEIAAIITEPVAGNMGCIPPLEGYMEGLRALCDEHGIVFIMDEVMTGFRLAPGGAQERLGVKADLVCYGKVIGGGMPVGAFGGKREIFDHIAPNGPVYQAGTLSGNPLAVVSGLTTLNYLKDHPETYAQIDHMTERIETGMRELLDKHGFEYRINRLGSMISIHFCDTDVVDFNSAMEGNNDKFKQFFHGMLNEGVYLPPSAFETWFISMTIGESELEHTLYAADRVLQEMKK